The nucleotide sequence GAACAGGCCGAGCACGAGGGCGCCGAGCCAGTCCGTCGCCGGATAAGCGGCGGCGGCCAGCGCCGCGATGGCCGCGCCCGTGGCGAGCGATGGCAGCGCCAGCGCGAGGCGGCGGCGCAGCAGGACGGAGGATGCCCGCCTCTTACCATTCAGCGGGGCCTTATCATCCAGCGGGTCCTTGCCGCCCGGGGTTCCGGACTCCACCTGCCACGCTTCCGTGGCCGCGAGCGGGCGGTCCGCACGGAGGTCGCCCGCGCCGACGGACGCGTGCCAGGTGGCGTCGGGTGTCTCATGCGGCGACGGAGTGGTGAGCATGGCGGGTGAGACTCGGACGAGAGGGCGGCACGGCCGCCATCGGGGACCGTGGAGAACGTGATGAGCGAGGACGCCGTCGAGGGTGGCGAAGGGCTGGGGCCGGAGCGGCGGGACAGGCCGCTGCCGGACGATTCACGTTCCCCCTCCCGCCGCTCCGTTCTTCGGACGGCCGCGACCGCTGCTGCCGGCGCGATCTTTCCTAGCGCCATCGACCTGAATGCCGCCAGAACGATGGCACAGGAGGGTGCTACGGCCGGGAATCCCGGGACCGAGGCCGTCCCGATGACGTTCGAGGGCGTCGTGGCCGAGGCGCAACGTCTCGCGGCCGCCCCCTACGCCGCTCCGGCGGAGGATCTGCCGCCCGCGTTGGCGGCGCTGAGCTACGACGGTTACCGCCGCATCGTCTTCCGGCCGGCCGAGGCGCTGCGCCTCGGCCGGAACTTCAGCGCGCAGCTCTTCCACCGCGGCTTCCTGCAGAAGAAGCGTGTGCGGCTCTTCGTCCAGCCGCGGAGCGGCGCCCCGCGCCCCGTGGCCTACGACCAGCGCCTGTTCGATCTCGGCAAGGATCTGGCGGGCCAGAGCTTCGCGCCCGATCTCGGCTTCGCGGGCTTTCGCCTGCACTACGCCTTCTCGGACGCTCCGAAGAACCGGCCGCCCGGCTTCCAGGAGGAGTTCCTGGTCTTCCTCGGCGCCTCGTACTTCCGGCTGCGCGGGGACGGGCAGGAATACGGGCTCTCCGCCCGCGGGCTCGCCATCGGCACGGGCGCGCCGGAGGGCGAGGAGTTCCCGGATTTCGTCGCCCACTGGATCTGCGAGCCGGACGCGGAGGCGCGCACCCTCACGGTGCTGTCGCTGCTCGATTCGCCGAGCGTGGCCGGCGCCTACCGGTTCGAGATCGCGCCGGGCGACCCATCCCGCATGACGGTGACCGCCTCGCTGCACCCGCGCCGCCGGCTCGACAAGGCCGGGCTCGCGCCGCTGACCAGCATGTTCCTGCACGGGGAGAGTGGGCCGGGCGCCCGCAACGCGCAAGCGTTCGACGATTTCCGTCCCGAAGTGCACGATTCGGACGGGCTGGTGGTCATGACCGAAGCGGACCGCCTCTGGCGGCCCCTTGTGAACGGGCGGCCGGCCCCGCAGATCTCCGCCTTCCGGGCTGCACCGCTGCGGGGCTTCGGGCTGCTGCAGCGCGAGCGGAATTTTGCCGCTTATCTCGACGTCGAGGCCCGGCACGAGGCCCGTCCCGGGCACTGGGTCGAGCCGCTGGCGGAGGAGAAACGGCCCGAGATGGTCGCCGCTGGCGCATCACCGCGGCCCGGCGCCTTCGCGGACGGGGCGGTCCAGCTCTTCGAGATCCCCTCGCGCGAGGAGTACATGGACAACATCGTGGCGGCCTTCGTGCCGGCCGCGCCCTTGGAAGCCGGCAAACCGCTGCGCCTCGCCTACCGCCTGACGACTGTCGGGACCGAGCCGACCGAGGCTTTGCCGGGCGACCTCGCGCGCGTGGTGTCCACCCGGGTCGGCTCCGCCGAGCGGCTGCGCCCGACCGAACCGCCGAGCCCGCAGCGGCGGCTCTACGCGATCGATTTCGAGGGGCCGAACCTGCCGAGGGACCACGACGAGAGCGTGCGCGCGGTGGTCACGGCGAGCGCGGGCGCGGTGGTGGAGCCCGTGGCCGCGCCCGTGCCGCAGACCGGCGGCTGGCGCATCTACGTGGAGTGGCGCCCTCCTGCCCCGCTGCCGCCCGGCGACGTGATCCTGCGGGCTTACTTGGAGAAGGACGGACGCCGGATCAGCGAGACCTGGGACGCGCCGGCCTGAGGGAGGGCTCAGCCGATCCGCCGCTCGCGCTCCAGTCGCTTGCGCAGGCGGGTCGCGCCGTGGATCTCGCCGAGATGCCGGCGTGCGGCGTGGGTGGCGGGCGCCTCGCGCTCGGCGCGGACGGTGGCGATTGCCTGCAGCGCCGCTGCGACCGACAGTTGCAGGCGGATGGCGTCGAACTCGGACATGGCTGCCCCGGACCCTCTCGGCCCCTGACGGGGTCTCGTCCGGGCAGAATCCCGAGGTGGCATGTCCGCAACAAGGAGCGGACCGGGCGGGATTCCGGCAGCTTGGCCGTTCGCCTCAGGGCCCGTCGCGGCCCTCGGAGAAGGGATCGACGCAGCGATAGCCGACGAAGCAGTTCGGCACGTCGCGCGTGCGCTCGAAATCCGGCTCGGTGGATTTCTCGATCACGCAGAAGCTCACGTCGCGCACCACGCGGGTGTAGGTGGCGGGTCCGGTCGTCACGACGACCGCGCCGGCGCGGGCGACAAGCGCCCCGGCCTCGGCGCAGGTCATCGCGGTCACGTCCGGGCGCGGCTGCGCGGCGGCGGGGCTCGTCGCCAGCAGCAATCCGAGTGCGAGGCGTCTCATCGCAGTTCCTCGTGCCAGGTGCGGCCATCGCGCTCGATCAGCGCGATGGCGGACGTCGGCCCCCAGGTGCCGGCCGGGTAGGGCCGCGGCGCCTCCGGCCGGTCGGACCAAGCCTTCAGCACGCCATCGGCCCAGGCCCAGGCGGCCTCGACCTCGTCGCGGCGCATGAACAGGGTGGCGTTGCCGCGCACCACGTCCATCAGCAGGCGCTCGTAGGCGTCCGGATAGCGCTGCTTGAAGGTCTCCTCGAAGGAGATGTCGAGGTTGGTCGGGCGCAAGCGCATGCCGCCGGGGCCGGGGTCCTTCGTCATCACCTCGAGCTTCATGCCCTCCTCCGGCTGGAGCCGGATGACGAGGCGGTTCGGCTCGCGCCCGAAGGCCTCCTCGGGGAAGATCGAGAAGGGCGAGGCGCGGAACTGCACCACGATCTCGGAGAGCTTCTGGGGCATGCGCTTGCCGGTGCGCAGGTAGAACGGCACGCCCGCCCAGCGCCAGGACTGCACCTCGACCTTCATGGCGACGAAGGTCTCGGTCCGGCTCGGGCCCTCCAGCTCGTTGGCGTAGCTCTCGACCGGTTTACCCGCGACCGCGCCCGCGCTGTACTGGCCGCGCACGGTGACCTGCTGCACGTCGTTCGGCGTGATGGGCTTGAGGGCGCGCAGAACCTTCAGCTTCTCGTCGCGCACCGCGTTGGCGTCGAGGTTGAGCGGGCTCTCCATGGCGGTGAGGCAGAGGAGCTGCAGCAGGTGGTTCTGCAGCATGTCGCGCAGCGCGCCCGACCGGTCGTAGTAGCCGGCCCGCCCCTCGACGCCGACCGTCTCGGCCACCGTGATCTGGACGTGGTCGATCACGTCCGCGGTCCAGAGCCGCTCGAAGATCGTGTTGGCGAAGCGCAGGGCCAGCAGGTTCTGGACGGTCTCCTTCCCGAGATAGTGGTCGATCCGGTAGATCTGCGTCTCGGGGAAGACCTCGCCCACCGCGTCGTTGATGGCACGGGCGGACTTGAGGTCCTTGCCGATCGGCTTCTCCAGCACGACGCGCGATTTCTCACCGATCAGCCCGTGGCTCGCGAGGTTGCGGCAGATCGGGCCGTAGAGGTCGGGCGAGGTGGCGAGATAGTAGGGCCGCACCTGATCGGGGCGCTCGTTCAGCTTGGCGGTGAGCTCGGCCCAGCCCTCCTCGCCCGCGCCGTCGATCGTCACGTAATCGAGATGGTCGATGAAGGCGTCGAGCGCGCCCTCGCGGATGTCCTGGGGCGGCACGAAGCGCTTGATCGCGTCGCGGGCGCGCTCACGGAACTCCTCCGCGGTGATGTCGGTGCGCGAGGCGCCGATGATCCGACTGGTGCCGGGGATCTGCCCGTCCTGGAAGCGGTAGAACAGGGCCGGCAGGAGCTTGCGGGTCGTCAGGTCGCCGGTCGCGCCGAACACGACACAGTCGAAGGATGCGACGGGGATGATGGTGGCCAAGAGCGGCTCCCGTATGCTGACGGCCCTGTGGATCGCAGTCGCCCGGCACCCCGGGCGACTCTTGCGGCTTATACGCCTTAGCAAGCCCTTCGCCAGCCGAGCCCGGGTCGGGGCGACGTCAGCGCTCCATGTGGCTCCGGAAGGCCTCCGCGTAATCCGGGTGCCAGCGCGACAGGGCGGGGCGGTTCTCGATGATGTCCCCGACCGCCCAGGCGATGCGGCGGCGGTCCTGCTCCGTCGTGGTCTCGTTGTCCGGGCAGAGGATGTAGAAGTCACCGGCCTCCAGCCGCTCCAGCATGAAGGCCACGGTCTCCTCCGGCGTCCAGGCGCCGGCCGGCTTCTCGGCCACCCCGCGCGCCCGGGCGAGTCCCGTGTAGACGAAGCCCGGGATCAGCAGGTGCGCGCTGGTGCGGCAGCCCTCGCGCCCGCGCAGGTCGTGCGCGAGCGCTTCCGTGAGGGCTTTCACGCCCGCCTTCGAGACGTTGTAGGGCGTGTTGCCGGGCGGCGTGGTGATGCCCTGCTTCGAGCCGGTGACGATGACGGCACCGGGCTGGCCGCCCTCGATCATGCCGGGGGCGAAGGCCTGCACGCCGTTGATCACGCCCCAGAGATTTGTGTCGAGGATACGGGTCCAGGTCTCGGGCTCCGAGAACAGGCGGCCGCCGGCCTCGATCCCGGCGTTCAGCATGACGATCGCGGGCGAGCCCGAGCGCGCGACCGCGTCGCGCAAGGCCTCGACGGCCTCGCGCCGCCCGACATCGGTCGCCACCGCCCGCACCTCGACGGCGGCGAGCGCGGCGACCTCGGCGCGGGCCGCCTCCAGGGCGTCGCCCGGCAGGTCGGCGAGCCAGACGTTCATGCCGGCCCCCGCGAAGGCCTTGGCGGCGGCGAGCCCGATGCCGCTCGCGGCACCCGTCACCACCGCGGCGCGGCCGGGGCTGATCGCAGGATGGGACATCGCTCGCATTCTCCGGGGCACGCTGTCGGATCCGTCCGGCGAAGGGTGGGGCGCCGGGCCGTCCTGTCGAGTGGGACAGATGCGCGTGGCGGGGCGGAGCGGATTGGTAACCATCCGGCGGCCATGATCCCCCGGTCCGCGAGCGGGCATCTCGACCGGAGTCACGCGTATGGTCCCGACGTCCGCTTGCGCACGCGCCGCCGCGGCGCCGCTCGCGCTTCTGATCGCGCTCGGCCCGGCGGCGGCGCAGAACGCCCCGGCCGGGCCCGCGCCGCAGGTGCAGGCCGTCCCGGCGCCCACGCAGGCCCCTGTGCCCCTCCCGGTGCCCGTGCAGGCGGCGCCCGCGGCGGCCCAACCCGCCCCCGAACTCCGCAAGGAGGCACCGGCCCGCAAGGCCGAGCCCGCCGCGCCGAAGCCGGCGGAGAGCAAGGATGCGGCCCAGCCCAAGGACAAGGCCGCGAAGGACAACGCTTCGAAGGACGCGGCCCAGCAGGAGGCGCCGCGGAAAAAGGAGCCCGCGCCTCTCGTCTACGCGAAGGTCTCGGCCGATCCGACGCCGACGCTCAACCCGCGCACCTTCCTCGACACGCTGCGCGCCGCCGAGCAGTACCAGGCCTATGCCGACGCGGGCGGCTGGGAGCCGCTGCCGACGGACCTCGTGCTGAAGCCCGGCACGAGCCATCCGGCGGTGCCGTCCTTGCGCCACCACCTGACGCTCACTGGGGACCTGCCCGCCGACGCGCCCCCGAGCGACCGGCTCGACCCGCCGCTGGTCGCCGCCCTCACGGCTTTCCAGGCGCGGCACGGCCTGCCCGAGACGGGGCTTCTCGGCCGCCAGACCATCGCGGCGCTGAACGTGCCGGCCAGCGTCCGCCAGCGCCAGCTCGCGGCTTCCGCCCAGCGCCTGATGGGCTCGAACTTTCCCTTCGGCGAGCGCTACGTGGTGGTGAACATCCCCTCCGCCGTGGTCGAAGCGGTCGAGAAGGGGCAGGTCGCCCGCCGCTACGTCGCGGTGGTCGGCAGCCCCGACAAGGCGACGCCGTCCGTCGAGACCCGCATCACCGACGTGAACTTCAACCCGACCTGGACCGTGCCGATCTCGGTGGTGAAGAACGAGATCATCCCGAGGATGCGGAAAGAGCCGGGCTACCTCGCCAAGAACCATATCCGCATCCTCGGCCCCGGCGGCGTCGAGGTCGATCCGACGACGCTCGACTGGAACACCAACAAGGCAGCGAACTACACGCTGCGGCAGGATCCCGGCTTCGACAACTCGCTCGGCCAAGTGCGAATCGACATGCCGAACCGCCACGCGGTCTACATGCACGACACGCCCTCGAAGTCGCTGTTCGGCCGCTCCGTGCGCTTCCACAGTCACGGCTGCGTGCGCGTCGGCCAGGTGAAGGAGTTCGTCGGCTGGCTGCTCCAGGGCACCGAGGGGCCGAACGGATCGGGCTCGTCTTGGGGGCCGATCGAGATCGAGACCGGCATCGCGGACGGCGAGCGGCGGGACATCAAGCTGCCCAAGCCCGTGCCGGTCACCTTCGTGTACCTGACCGGCTACGCCACGCCGGACGGCCGCGCCCATTTCCGCGACGACATCTATGGCCTCGATACGCCGGGAACGTCTGCCGAGTCCGGCAAGGCCGCCAACGCGTCCAAGCCTTCCGAGCCCATCAAGTCTGCCGAGCCCACCAAGCCGGGTCCTGCGCGGCCTGCAGCTGCCGGGGCGCAGCCGCGCCCCGCGGAAGCGCGGCAGAAGCCCGCCGAGGCGAGCGCCCCCGAGCCGCAGCATACCGATCCCACCACGACCGGTTCGATCCGTCCGGCCGCGCCACGCAGCCCGAAGCCCGCCGGCCTTCTGCCGCCGGGCCTCGTCGGGAGGACCAACTGACGCATCACGAATAGTTTAGAACTTCTCCAAGCTGTGCACTGCTCGGGACCCGGCCATGCGCTGTCCAACGGGTCCGGAACAATCAGGGTTACCGTTCATTCTGCCGATGAACGATGCCGCTGCCGCCGCGGAGAACCCCGCGACGCGCGTATC is from Methylobacterium radiodurans and encodes:
- a CDS encoding L,D-transpeptidase family protein, which gives rise to MVPTSACARAAAAPLALLIALGPAAAQNAPAGPAPQVQAVPAPTQAPVPLPVPVQAAPAAAQPAPELRKEAPARKAEPAAPKPAESKDAAQPKDKAAKDNASKDAAQQEAPRKKEPAPLVYAKVSADPTPTLNPRTFLDTLRAAEQYQAYADAGGWEPLPTDLVLKPGTSHPAVPSLRHHLTLTGDLPADAPPSDRLDPPLVAALTAFQARHGLPETGLLGRQTIAALNVPASVRQRQLAASAQRLMGSNFPFGERYVVVNIPSAVVEAVEKGQVARRYVAVVGSPDKATPSVETRITDVNFNPTWTVPISVVKNEIIPRMRKEPGYLAKNHIRILGPGGVEVDPTTLDWNTNKAANYTLRQDPGFDNSLGQVRIDMPNRHAVYMHDTPSKSLFGRSVRFHSHGCVRVGQVKEFVGWLLQGTEGPNGSGSSWGPIEIETGIADGERRDIKLPKPVPVTFVYLTGYATPDGRAHFRDDIYGLDTPGTSAESGKAANASKPSEPIKSAEPTKPGPARPAAAGAQPRPAEARQKPAEASAPEPQHTDPTTTGSIRPAAPRSPKPAGLLPPGLVGRTN
- a CDS encoding SDR family NAD(P)-dependent oxidoreductase, whose amino-acid sequence is MSHPAISPGRAAVVTGAASGIGLAAAKAFAGAGMNVWLADLPGDALEAARAEVAALAAVEVRAVATDVGRREAVEALRDAVARSGSPAIVMLNAGIEAGGRLFSEPETWTRILDTNLWGVINGVQAFAPGMIEGGQPGAVIVTGSKQGITTPPGNTPYNVSKAGVKALTEALAHDLRGREGCRTSAHLLIPGFVYTGLARARGVAEKPAGAWTPEETVAFMLERLEAGDFYILCPDNETTTEQDRRRIAWAVGDIIENRPALSRWHPDYAEAFRSHMER
- the zwf gene encoding glucose-6-phosphate dehydrogenase; this translates as MATIIPVASFDCVVFGATGDLTTRKLLPALFYRFQDGQIPGTSRIIGASRTDITAEEFRERARDAIKRFVPPQDIREGALDAFIDHLDYVTIDGAGEEGWAELTAKLNERPDQVRPYYLATSPDLYGPICRNLASHGLIGEKSRVVLEKPIGKDLKSARAINDAVGEVFPETQIYRIDHYLGKETVQNLLALRFANTIFERLWTADVIDHVQITVAETVGVEGRAGYYDRSGALRDMLQNHLLQLLCLTAMESPLNLDANAVRDEKLKVLRALKPITPNDVQQVTVRGQYSAGAVAGKPVESYANELEGPSRTETFVAMKVEVQSWRWAGVPFYLRTGKRMPQKLSEIVVQFRASPFSIFPEEAFGREPNRLVIRLQPEEGMKLEVMTKDPGPGGMRLRPTNLDISFEETFKQRYPDAYERLLMDVVRGNATLFMRRDEVEAAWAWADGVLKAWSDRPEAPRPYPAGTWGPTSAIALIERDGRTWHEELR
- a CDS encoding glucan biosynthesis protein; this encodes MTFEGVVAEAQRLAAAPYAAPAEDLPPALAALSYDGYRRIVFRPAEALRLGRNFSAQLFHRGFLQKKRVRLFVQPRSGAPRPVAYDQRLFDLGKDLAGQSFAPDLGFAGFRLHYAFSDAPKNRPPGFQEEFLVFLGASYFRLRGDGQEYGLSARGLAIGTGAPEGEEFPDFVAHWICEPDAEARTLTVLSLLDSPSVAGAYRFEIAPGDPSRMTVTASLHPRRRLDKAGLAPLTSMFLHGESGPGARNAQAFDDFRPEVHDSDGLVVMTEADRLWRPLVNGRPAPQISAFRAAPLRGFGLLQRERNFAAYLDVEARHEARPGHWVEPLAEEKRPEMVAAGASPRPGAFADGAVQLFEIPSREEYMDNIVAAFVPAAPLEAGKPLRLAYRLTTVGTEPTEALPGDLARVVSTRVGSAERLRPTEPPSPQRRLYAIDFEGPNLPRDHDESVRAVVTASAGAVVEPVAAPVPQTGGWRIYVEWRPPAPLPPGDVILRAYLEKDGRRISETWDAPA